Genomic segment of Candidatus Neptunochlamydia vexilliferae:
CAATTATTGATCACCTAAAATCTGTAGAGATTGCTGAGGGAAATCGCACTTTACTTGGAGACTTTTTTGGCGCTCTTAAGGGGCTGGATGATTCTCTAAAGCTAACCTTTACAACGGGCATTAGTAAATTTTCTCAAGTCTCGCTTTTTTCGGGTTTTAATAACCTTCAAGATTTGACCATTCTTCCTGAGTATGCGACGCTCTTTGGTTATACGGAAGAGGAGATTCTCCGTTGTTTTCCAGAACATATTAAGCGAATTAAGAATAACCAAACGGAAGAAAAGGTCTTGGAAGAGATGAAGAATTGGTATAACGGATACCAGTTTTCTCAAGAAAACTTCAAGGTCTATAACCCTTTTTCAACGCTGAATTTTTTAGCAACTGGGGTTCCTCAAAGCTTCTGGTATAATACGGGAACCCCATCATTTTTAATCGAGCTTATCAAAAATATGCCTAAGCCGACCTTCCAGCTTAGTGGCATCAAATCGCGGTCTTCAGAACTCCTTAATATTAGCGGTCTAAAACAAATTAGTCTTAAAGCTTTGATGTGGCAGACTGGGTATCTCTCTTTTAAGGATTATGATTTTGAAAGAGAGCTTTATACGCTTGACTTCCCGAATCGAGAGGTGAGACGGGCTTTTTTTGACTCTTTAATTGAGATGTTTGCCCAGATTAGTTCCTCTGATGTGTCGCTACAGGCTTTGGAGTGTCGAGAAGATCTGGCTGAATGTCAGCTCGAGTCATTCTTTAAAAGAATTAACGTTTACTTTGCTAGAATTCCCTACCACTTATTTAAGCATGCTTGTGAAGGGTTTTATCACAGCATCTTTTTAATCTTGCTGGAAGGGATGGGAATTAAGACAAGGGCGGAGGACCCTACCAACATCGGGAGGATTGATCTTGCATTTGAGATTGATCATACCATTTATATTATGGAGTTTAAGCTTGACAAAGATGCGGAGAGTGCTTTTGAACAAGCTGATCTGAAAGGGTATAAAAGCAAGTACTCAAACCAAGAAAAAAACATTGTTGTTGTAGGGATTAATTTTGAT
This window contains:
- a CDS encoding AAA family ATPase, with the translated sequence MKNLPIGIQSITDIIQENYVYVDKTSFAHKLVTTGKHYFISRPRRFGKSLFINTLKEILKGNKELFKDFNIYSIDYKWNNHPIIHFDFTQILTDNPTRLEESLQRTLQTIAEEHKVTIDIPSAKEGLSNLVKELYKKGKVVVLIDEYDKPIIDHLKSVEIAEGNRTLLGDFFGALKGLDDSLKLTFTTGISKFSQVSLFSGFNNLQDLTILPEYATLFGYTEEEILRCFPEHIKRIKNNQTEEKVLEEMKNWYNGYQFSQENFKVYNPFSTLNFLATGVPQSFWYNTGTPSFLIELIKNMPKPTFQLSGIKSRSSELLNISGLKQISLKALMWQTGYLSFKDYDFERELYTLDFPNREVRRAFFDSLIEMFAQISSSDVSLQALECREDLAECQLESFFKRINVYFARIPYHLFKHACEGFYHSIFLILLEGMGIKTRAEDPTNIGRIDLAFEIDHTIYIMEFKLDKDAESAFEQADLKGYKSKYSNQEKNIVVVGINFDSKSHNISEWKAEVFSPNGEFFKSL